TAAGTGGATACATTAACGCTTATTGTTATTGATACTAACACACACAGTGACACTAATGATATTATATGCTACATGGTAGTGTTTTGGGAGTTGAACTCTTATTGAGGcaatttcaaaacatttttgcatggtgaatgaaatgaaaaaatttggaTAGTTTGTCATCTGTAAAACTGTGAATAGGTTGGACAAGTTTATGATAAAGTTTGGATAAATTGTTTATGTGTGAATGAAATGATGAAATTTAGGAAGTTTGTTTATGTGTGAACAGATTTGAATAGTTTGAACATATTGAACAGATTTTGAATAGATTGAACagctttttgaataaattttatgtgtgaacaaattgaatagattttgtgTGAACAAGttgaacatatttttttatgaaatttctATGAAATCTGAACAGATTTTGTTGCTATTTTTTGAATAGATTAAACAGATTTTTGAAGAGATTTTATGTGTAAACAGGttgaatagattttttttataagaaaaaaaacaaatagaatttttaatgtttcaaaCCGACCAAACCAATTAGACCGACTGCAAGAAACCGCATCGCTATAGGTCGAAAAACTGACCCTAAGCGGTATGCATCggtttttattatgaaaaaaccGATCCCTTTGGTTCGGtaacaaatttgagaaaaaatcgAGCCGACCGAACCACACACACTCCTACCGCTAATACTTACTAGGAAAAAAATAGATgtaccaatcataatatgacacttAAACATGTCGTGGATTTTGGTGTGTCCTAAGCATTATTCttatcaaatttaaatataaaatataatatttatctcAAAAagatatcataatttttttaagaggaaaaagaaTTGAAGTGTTGTAAACCACTCATGCAATGTACAATTTATATCAAACGACAATTGGTAacatctctgatggttgaataaaagatctgaaGTTTAATaatcgcctacaccaaaaaccaattagtgttttggtctaatgataaagattTATCATCAGAAAcccatagattgaaactctctaaaaaaaaaaaaaaattcaaactacaACCACTCATTTATGTAGAAAAATACATAACCAggtattaaaataatattgtttaaaacaAGATATTTTATCAAACATTAAGTAACACCTCATTGTTGTTGTCCAAAAAATTCACTGCCAATCATTtacatggagagagagagagagagactggtTGTTCAGTAGAATCTAGTTTTGATCGTTCATTGGAGTGGAGTTCATTGAGGATATGAATTTAAATTGAAGTAGCAGTTGAAGTATTAAGGCTGAGGCCTGAGGGCGTAAGggcaatttatttttatttatatatatatatatatatattatattcaaattttttgggGAGTAAATGACAACTATATAAATCCTAGGCTGCACTATACTTGCATCAAGCAAGCTGTTGATTATTATTACTGTATTGGGAAGTCTATTTATGCCAAAAGATGGAGTTCAATTCAGGTTCAATAGACTAAACCAGGCGCGGGTTGGTGTAAACTAAACACAGATGGAGCATCGTTAGGGAATCCGGGAAAAGCAGGCGGTGGAGGAGTAATCCATGATCATAGGGGAGAATGGCTGAAAGGATTTAGCAGGGGAATTGGTAGTACCACCAGTGTAGTTGCTGAGTTTTGGGCTATATGAGATGGCCTTCTCTTAGCTGCCCAAATGGGCATTCATCTCCTTGAAATTGAGTGTGATGCCAAGATAGTAATAGACCTATTGCTCTCTAACTTGCTGCCTAACAGAACTTATACTCCCCTGTTACTTGACTGCAGGTCCGTTCTCACTAGATTTCAGCAAATCAAAGTGAACCATTCCTATCGGGAAGTGAATAGTTGTGCTGATGCTATGGCAAGAATCGGTGCTTGCAGCAGGataattttgtagtttttaacAATCCCCCAATGCCtgaaatttcttcttttgttaaCCTTGATGCTGCTGGAATGTATTATGTAAGGCGCTGTGCCAGTACAATGCCTAATATGGCTCTGTAActtttgtgttgtttttttaatataagtacctctcttaaccaaaaaaatattcctatagtcaatttatatatacatatcaaagattttttattttattttatttatttatttatttatttttatcttgttaaggaattttgattttaaagGAGTATTGATttagaagagttttttttttttaattttaaatttttatttttataattgtgatCATTTGGaatttctttaaattaatttgttgtttGTACTTGGAGGAACTAAGGGTTTTAATGCACTGATTGTAAGATTTGCGGCCGACAATGACGTATTAAAATTATagaattttgtgttttattgttgggtttttagaaaatatgtaaaggtaataaaagaagaagatagaaacTTTCCAACGGTAACCATGTTGTGTTTTTATGCATTTTGGTATTATAGTTCCAAAGGTCCAATGTGAAAATGCAGTGAAACTCACTTAGGAACCCAAAATGCACAATTCGAAAGTCACGACAAACGCCAAAAAATTAAGGGTGGCAAAATTTGACATGACCTGCGAACCTGATACGACTAACCTGTTTATAAACAGGTTATGGGCTGAGGTTAAAGGGATTTGGGTCATATCCAAGACGACACGgctaacccgtttaataaatgggtcgaGTTTGTGTTCAACAGGCAAACCCGTTTAGTTTGTAAAGGTATTAACTTTTGTTATTGTTgcttgtaattatatttttatcactattttatggttgtaattgtattttaattttaaatatatgagaATTGATACAAGTTATTCAGGTTAGGTATGACCTATTAATCAAACATGTTATTAAACGAGTCATTTGTATTCACCTTTACACGACTTGTTAATTAAATGAGTTAAACGTGTTGTATCGGATTGATTTGTTTAATAAGCAGGTCGTGTTGGGGTTGAGAATTTTAGACacgtttattaaacaggttgGGTTCGGGTCAACCCATATAGTCGAATACTCATGGCTTGACACgacacaaacccgacccgtaaACACGAATTgccatcccaaaaaaaaaaccctatttgAAAACGTCATCAtgaaattttgtccaaaacacCGAACCAAAGGAGTACTTAAATAGTTATTGGGCATTTTGTAACTCTCTCATTTGAGCGAACTTTACGAAATTGCGCAGATGGATCTAAGGTGAGCATCAAGCGAGAGTTCGCTTGACCTCACTTGTACCCACTTATCCTTGCTTGTATGATGCTCATGCTTTGCTTAAATTTTGTTCAAGTGGGCTTGGCTGAGTTCCAATACGATCTTCTTGTTCATTGACCGTATTGTTGCTTGCCCAATGGTCTCACTTGAGCGAGCTTAAAACTTTGTCctccctcccccctcccccctcctcaaattttctcttcattattttactttcaaaGTAATATCACAAACACATATTGCAACTTACACATGTATATGTACTTATATATAGTACATACAACAAAAGCTCTCATGTAGCAATAATTATTTCATGAATCAAATACATGCATTATCTTTTTCTATATTGTGTGCAACCCATAGCTATGCTATCCACGCAATTCGAGAGAGAGAATGCATATGTTAGATTTAAGAGATCTTCTTACTTAAGCtcaaaaatgttttatttttttttaataaatattttaataaccggtaaaaagttttaaacattTGGTAAAGTAGTTTCAAACtgccaatttttcaaaatactattttaaattaatttttttttttatttctaaacttcatattttttaaggtataattaaaaaaaaaacaaacagatacatttatttttatttttctcaaaagagaaagatattaaaaagaaaacatatataatgGGGCTAGACATGGTATTGGGCCAAGAAAATCGACTTTAAGTCTGATGCAAAGCATAAACATTACACAGGGTCTGAcagtaggggtgtcaatgttcgacccaacccacgaacacgacacgaacccgacacgggttttttcgggttagggttggaccttaatgggtttgggtcataaacgggtcgaccTGAAAGCGACATAATAAGAAACGTGccataagcgggtcaacccgcATAACCcacaatagacacgtttgacccgtcaatttatttgtgtcaactcGAAATAACTCACTTAACACAATCtatttaactcgtataacaaataatatttattttattttaaatttgtcaaataccttttatatccaacatatattttaaatttaaaaagaaaagtgagtaattacaaaaatttacaagggatataatttgaaattgaaactttatagACCCTAGAgctactaatacttttttttttttgggcataaaacttgcacaaataaaaatggatgagcttgtggaagatgttgtgaatttggacatcaacaaggaatctatggatgataatcatggtcatagtcaggattagtctactgtttgctcaaattctttcaatattgattcttagcatttggcgagtttcaaggatattatatttttgttgaactatattattttatttttattaaactttgttattttgaatttgggttaaagtgtatgcacttattttggagtgtaaagaacttatatTCTAgatgaatattatatttttattgaattatattattttgaatatgggTTGAAAACTTGAAGTGCATACACtgctttttgggatgtaaaaaaaattatttatagatggatgttatatttaatattatgtaagTTGAAATAGGTTGTGTTACATTTGTTTaacccaacacgactcgtttattaagcgtgtcaaatgagttgggtcaggtcaactcgctttattaacaggtcgggttagggttgaaggatcatgacacgattattaaatgggtcgggttagggttgagccatttagtcgaatacccctacctcgacacgacacgaacccgacacgctaatccgaattgacacccctagtcTGACACTGACACAGTGACACCcctagggtccgtttggattgagcttattgttgctgaaactgaaaactgaaaactaaaaacactgtagcaaaataatttttaaatatgtgaaaaataccgtaggacccatttttaatattttttaatacataaacAGTGTTGCTACAGTACATGAATAGTACTGCTATATTGCAAAACAGTAATTTTTGTGCACCAAAGTCAACATATGcgggcaaaagaaaaaaaaaaaagaaaaaaaaaagaaaacgcaGAACGGAAACGTAGACGCAGGAAAACACAGTAGCCAAACGCCCTCCTAATTTCATTTCATAAATAATGCTACAAAACCCTCGAAGAAAAAAGCCCGAAGCAGAAGCAGAAGCAGATAGAAAGAAATGGTGGAAGACACAACACTATACCAACAATTGCACAAGCTAAGTGGGATAAAATCAGAAGAAGCACTTCATCACTTACTTTCCACTCTTTGGAACAGCAGACGAACCGGTCTCCGCCCTTCCGAAAAGTCCCACCTTCACTCTCTCCTCAATCTTCCTTCTCTCCCCGAACTCGATCCagtatgttttgttttgtacccaaaattaaaataccCACTActcaatttctttttatatagcCTAGGACACAACTTTTGAGACTTCTTGCTGAAGTGGTCACTGTGAATGATCACTTGCTGAACTGGTAGAATGTGAatgattggaaaaaaaaaatatatatattgggatTGTGTTCAGGCAAAAGAAAAGTTATCTTCTAGTGtagaagattattattattttatttgatataatATAGTAGTTTTGAATTGAATGAATAAATTTCAGTTGTTGGCGTGTCTTCGTTCACTTATCAGAAAATGTGCACATGACAACGTAACTGGCGACGAACTTCTGAAGCTGTTCCCACCGGACCTTCCTATTGATCTCCAAACCACTCTTGTCTTGTCTTTCCAGAAGTTTCACAATCAGTGGAAACAGGATTTATCCACTCAGCAGgttgtttcttttttacaaTATGAAAACAATCATCCAAATTTTAAGAGCCAAAAAGTGTACTTAATTTATGTTctcttttggtttggttttataatttttttttctcagtttGTGTTTTGCAATTCCTAGGATCCGTTGCCAAGGAATAATAGTGTTTCCTATCAAGTGAGAACAAGTGTTCCTCCTTCTTTCGCTTGCTTGCCATCTTCGGAGATTTCTACTACTTCTACTGTTACTTCACTATGGCCTCGGCAAGATGATCCCGTTGCTCGACTCAATCGGGATGATCTTGGGGCTTTGGCACCACTTGTTGTTGACACGAATGCCTCTGCCACTCTTCTGGACAACCTGGtgtgtattttgaatttttcggGTTGTTTTGTTTGACATTCAATTCTTGTATGTGGTTTTCTTGTTAATGTCATAATTTGTGCAAGTGTTCTTTGAAAGGATATCATAGAAGAATTGCAATAGGAAAATGTATTAGAGCTTGAGTATATGTGCGCATGTGGTCAAAATCAGTCTAGAAAAGATTGATATCATAATGAGAGATAGGGAAGAACTTTTTCATCGAGTTTTTGTTGTAAAACTTCGACATATTGGCGTAGTCTTGTAGATTACAAATTTCCAAAGTAATGTAAAAGCTAAATTTCTTAATGACATTTGTAATTTGATTTGTTGTTGTGATAAACATGCATGACTTGATTCGTACTTTTAAGGGCTGCAATGAAAATATGCATGTTCAGAAAGCAATCAGCATACATAGAGAGTTGAGTGAAAATTGTAATTCTATTAAAATGTTAATGTTGGTTTGTCTCATTCCTTTTATAACTGGTTATTGATTTCTAGGGAACTCTACCCCGCCTTAAGTCAATGACTTGGACGATGCAGAATTGCAGCTCAGCACCAGCTAATAGAATAGCTGTCATCAGCCTTAAGGTATGCAGATCAAAAGTAGCATTCTTTCTTTGATCTAGAAGCCAAGTGAGATTATGGTGGGTGCACCCATTGACTTTTGAATTCCATCATACCTTAGTTTGTCGTTTGGTAGTAGCAAATTATACCATCAAAATTCTAATTTTGCTTCAACTGATTGAAGTGTTTATTTTCACTAGAATGTGGAAGTTtgttaaaagaatgaaaaaacatgCCTCTCATTGAAGCTTGTGCTACTATTTAAGAAATCTAAACTTTTCTCTATCATCATATACTATAGGATtacttgaaaaatatatgaatttatccTATTCATGTAAGGAAGATCCTATATGTCCTATATTTGTAGTgtgtggttgtgtgtgtgtagagaGGCCTGTACTTGCCACAAGGAGGTGCTTTTGAGGTAGGCAGGTAGTCGGTGGGGAAAGTAGACAGCCTGGAGTGGGTGGGGAGGCAAAGGTAGCCTATTTGCACTTATCTTTGTCAAGTTATCAGGGTTTTAGAGATAAAAAGGTGTTTGATTGTCATTAATGCACTAAAGTATACAAAAGCTTCTATTCCTTGGCTATCAGGGCAATAGTGGAGGACATGCTAAAGCATGGGagtcttttttcattttggaatgtattttgtcaaaagagAGTTAAATGTAGCCTTTCACAGCCTATATTTTTGGCCTTTcgtttttttttgataagtaataaagatatatattgaagaaactaccttatgcagaaaaacataaGGCAAATAGAAAAGTACAATTGGAcagatagagaaaaaagaaaaaagagagaaaggagaggAGACTAATTATACAGGAGAGAACTAAGGAACAAAGGGAgggaatcactagaggtgagtccccagGCCCTAGATCAGTCAAACAGAGAGCCACTGAAAGAGGCCAATAACTGGAATATTTAACTTAACAAGAACTATTGAGTGAAAGACAagcttttttaataatttaatagttgagGGTGGAaggatttgaaccttggatgTCTCCATTGGAAACACCAGGAGATGCCaaccagttgagctacaaggctcttggctgAGTGAAAGACAAGTTTTGAACTCAAAACCTCTTATTTTGATACAACACCTCTTATTTTGATACAATGATAATTTACTAGTTACCCTAAAAGCCTTAACTAATTGGAaaatgtgaatttaatcacttaatatATGAATTTGAATAATGTGATTTAAGGAGGCTAGGTTTAAAGAACCttttaatctaagtttttaatttacaAGTTATGGTTAGTTTTTTAGAAACTGAGGAGAAGATTTGCAATTTTTTACAACTCCTAccaatttaggatttttttttttttttgggataaataattaaattttattgaacCCTGCCCATCTGTTATATTCCTAGTTTGGTGTATGGCTGTGTAATCAGAGATGGGCTGGTCCTTGTCCAACTTTTGTTTCTTCTAATAAAATGCTTTATTCagcacattaaaaaaaagaaaaaaagaaaaaaaagagagaaaaagatctAATAAAATGCCAACAGAAGACTAACTTGGAATTGGGgaaaataaatccaaaacatttaaaaattattaaaaagttcTATATTCGACTCAATTGCCAAAATATCCTAAATTGGTAGGTGGGGAGGATAGGATGTGTTGGTAGCCCATTAAGAGAAGGGGTTTTGAGGTTAGTACATTTTACTGGGTTTTGAATTGTGTTAGTGATCACTCCTTCCCTTGGAAGAgcgtttaaaattttgaaagccaAAGGTCCTGTCTAGAGTTGCTTCTTTGTCTGGACTGTAGCTTTGCGGAATATATTGACGA
The sequence above is drawn from the Quercus robur chromosome 7, dhQueRobu3.1, whole genome shotgun sequence genome and encodes:
- the LOC126693160 gene encoding uncharacterized protein LOC126693160 isoform X2; this translates as MVEDTTLYQQLHKLSGIKSEEALHHLLSTLWNSRRTGLRPSEKSHLHSLLNLPSLPELDPLLACLRSLIRKCAHDNVTGDELLKLFPPDLPIDLQTTLVLSFQKFHNQWKQDLSTQQDPLPRNNSVSYQVRTSVPPSFACLPSSEISTTSTVTSLWPRQDDPVARLNRDDLGALAPLVVDTNASATLLDNLGTLPRLKSMTWTMQNCSSAPANRIAVISLKLQDFSKSPLGEMEVKFQLTRDTLEAMLRSMTYISEQLSNMVGSSSMPAHKKQRQ
- the LOC126693160 gene encoding uncharacterized protein LOC126693160 isoform X4 codes for the protein MVEDTTLYQQLHKLSGIKSEEALHHLLSTLWNSRRTGLRPSEKSHLHSLLNLPSLPELDPLLACLRSLIRKCAHDNVTGDELLKLFPPDLPIDLQTTLVLSFQKFHNQWKQDLSTQQDPLPRNNSVSYQVRTSVPPSFACLPSSEISTTSTVTSLWPRQDDPVARLNRDDLGALAPLVVDTNASATLLDNLGTLPRLKSMTWTMQNCSSAPANRIAVISLKVGSSSMPAHKKQRQ
- the LOC126693160 gene encoding uncharacterized protein LOC126693160 isoform X3, with product MVEDTTLYQQLHKLSGIKSEEALHHLLSTLWNSRRTGLRPSEKSHLHSLLNLPSLPELDPLLACLRSLIRKCAHDNVTGDELLKLFPPDLPIDLQTTLVLSFQKFHNQWKQDLSTQQDPLPRNNSVSYQVRTSVPPSFACLPSSEISTTSTVTSLWPRQDDPVARLNRDDLGALAPLVVDTNASATLLDNLGTLPRLKSMTWTMQNCSSAPANRIAVISLKLQDFSKSPLGEMEVKFQLTRDTLEAMLRSMTYISEQLSNMVTRCNSQS
- the LOC126693160 gene encoding uncharacterized protein LOC126693160 isoform X1; the encoded protein is MVEDTTLYQQLHKLSGIKSEEALHHLLSTLWNSRRTGLRPSEKSHLHSLLNLPSLPELDPLLACLRSLIRKCAHDNVTGDELLKLFPPDLPIDLQTTLVLSFQKFHNQWKQDLSTQQDPLPRNNSVSYQVRTSVPPSFACLPSSEISTTSTVTSLWPRQDDPVARLNRDDLGALAPLVVDTNASATLLDNLGTLPRLKSMTWTMQNCSSAPANRIAVISLKLQDFSKSPLGEMEVKFQLTRDTLEAMLRSMTYISEQLSNMASDNLTPQSHAESPSVAASTHRRSPRSSVGQTPKTHKHRSTQILAHPSLITDPPLRSPAMHGRAPILTTDPGHHHRSSIWPRFSHTESQAVPQKARTSHMQGNRFSRRRSIHLDPRFPSISHPFFLLSLSL